One Methylosinus sp. C49 DNA segment encodes these proteins:
- a CDS encoding ATP-binding protein: MTLDFYWRLLFKGQMSGIIEICNLRNIVKLRFEIPDRGVWLLTAANGAGKTSLLACLRRIGQPNAFPVHFPSSLQSTRLDDHSRGTVTYSVNGELVEYAYRGERWTPQPRSNSRLFDKLGYASVTYIGATADRITPRPEDFNTRNVRPASAAIIAAANRSRPPSSRCCGQLISLAV; encoded by the coding sequence TTGACTCTCGACTTTTACTGGCGTTTGCTGTTCAAGGGGCAGATGTCCGGCATTATTGAAATCTGTAACCTGCGCAACATTGTGAAACTTCGCTTCGAGATTCCTGATCGGGGCGTATGGCTGCTGACCGCGGCCAATGGAGCAGGAAAGACGTCGCTGCTTGCGTGCTTGCGCCGCATCGGCCAACCTAATGCGTTCCCTGTCCACTTCCCATCGTCATTGCAGTCGACGCGACTAGACGACCATTCGAGAGGTACCGTTACCTATTCGGTCAACGGCGAATTGGTTGAATATGCCTATCGAGGCGAACGGTGGACGCCTCAGCCCCGCAGCAACTCGCGTCTATTTGACAAGCTCGGGTACGCTTCGGTGACATACATCGGAGCGACCGCCGACCGAATCACACCTCGGCCCGAGGACTTCAACACCCGCAATGTCAGACCGGCTAGCGCTGCTATCATTGCCGCTGCCAATCGTTCGAGACCACCAAGTTCTCGATGCTGCGGACAATTAATCTCACTCGCGGTGTAG
- a CDS encoding AAA family ATPase: MRAKTSAPPQGGKQQIVDELEMALHPRAQVKLLRYLEDQAKAKSLTVIFSTHSVTLLKSIDRRRIIYLEKQDDGEIKPIVGCFPTYAIGNIASYEETLPDIMLYVEDVFARDILTAFFEKFANELFPDPTARPTTKIVPVGPFDAVVAFLERNGSVLPDHVIQKAVLDNDVATDTLARWKQSNNHARLSKFERLKNDIKYLPFTPEVGLMDHVAGNVGIFETKLRQRCGDNQIRINEIVRQYDTTAHGSQQRAAAKRITDELIEHVMHRTQRPAETVREQLCGVFAQAAWDRYRDQFMELLAPMVR; encoded by the coding sequence ATGCGTGCTAAAACTTCTGCGCCTCCTCAAGGGGGCAAACAACAAATCGTCGATGAACTTGAGATGGCGCTCCACCCTCGCGCACAGGTGAAGCTACTACGCTATCTCGAAGACCAAGCGAAAGCAAAATCGCTTACCGTGATATTTTCCACTCACTCGGTTACGCTACTTAAGTCAATTGACCGGCGGCGAATCATATATCTTGAAAAGCAGGATGATGGAGAGATCAAGCCAATCGTTGGATGTTTCCCGACCTACGCTATCGGCAACATCGCTTCGTACGAAGAAACGCTTCCTGACATTATGCTTTACGTCGAAGATGTGTTTGCCCGTGACATCCTTACCGCGTTTTTTGAAAAATTCGCTAACGAATTGTTTCCCGACCCCACGGCTCGACCGACCACCAAGATCGTTCCCGTGGGGCCATTCGATGCGGTTGTCGCCTTCCTGGAACGTAACGGCTCAGTGCTCCCCGACCACGTTATCCAGAAGGCTGTGCTCGATAATGACGTCGCAACCGATACGCTCGCTCGCTGGAAGCAGAGTAACAATCACGCTCGGCTCAGCAAATTCGAGCGCCTTAAGAACGATATCAAGTATTTGCCATTCACGCCGGAGGTTGGTCTGATGGACCACGTTGCTGGCAATGTTGGTATATTCGAAACGAAACTGCGCCAGCGCTGTGGAGACAATCAAATTAGGATCAACGAGATCGTGCGCCAGTACGACACCACGGCTCATGGCAGCCAGCAGCGTGCTGCCGCAAAGAGGATCACCGACGAGTTGATAGAACACGTTATGCACCGCACGCAACGGCCTGCGGAGACGGTACGGGAGCAGCTATGTGGTGTGTTCGCGCAAGCCGCCTGGGATCGTTACCGCGACCAATTCATGGAGCTTTTGGCGCCGATGGTTCGGTGA
- the ffh gene encoding signal recognition particle protein — protein sequence MFEGLSDKLSGIFDKLTRRGALSDADVAEALREVRRALLEADVALDVVRSFTDSVQAKAVGANVVKSVSPGQMVVKIVNDVLVETLGSTAQPIDLDAAPPVAIMLVGLQGAGKTTTAAKIAKRLKERHGKRVLMASLDVKRPAAQEQLAILGRQVEVDTLSIVPGQDPVKIAKRAEETARREGYDVVMLDTAGRTHIDEPLMEEMAQIKAVSKPHEILLVVDALTGQDAVNLAKNFDDRVGLTGIVLTRVDGDGRGGAALSMRAVTGKPIKLIATGEKMDALDEFSPQRIANRILGMGDIVALVEKAAAAVDQEQAARAAERMAKGKFDLQDLADQLAMMEKVGGFGGIMGLLPGVAKMKEQIASANIDDKMFKRQRAIILSMTPKERRNPDILKASRKRRIAAGSGAKVEDINKLLKQHRQMADMMKAMGGGKGGGMMAKAAQMMGMGGMGGMQAPSPEQLAQLQKKMGGALPPGAGPSIPAAPPASAFSTKPTLPGLGGGGGFLSGLNPFGKKK from the coding sequence ATGTTCGAGGGCCTTTCCGACAAGCTCTCCGGCATATTCGACAAGCTCACGCGGCGCGGCGCCCTTTCGGACGCCGATGTCGCCGAGGCTCTGCGCGAGGTGCGCCGCGCTCTGCTCGAGGCGGATGTCGCGCTCGATGTCGTGCGCAGCTTCACCGACAGCGTGCAGGCGAAGGCCGTCGGCGCCAATGTGGTGAAGTCGGTCTCGCCCGGCCAGATGGTCGTCAAGATCGTCAATGACGTGCTGGTGGAGACTCTGGGCTCGACCGCGCAGCCGATCGATCTCGACGCCGCGCCGCCCGTCGCCATCATGCTGGTCGGCCTGCAGGGCGCCGGCAAGACGACGACCGCCGCCAAAATCGCCAAGCGCCTGAAAGAGCGCCATGGCAAGCGCGTGCTGATGGCTTCGCTGGACGTGAAGCGCCCGGCCGCGCAGGAGCAACTCGCCATTCTCGGCCGGCAGGTGGAGGTCGACACTCTGTCGATCGTGCCGGGCCAGGACCCGGTGAAGATCGCCAAGCGCGCCGAGGAGACGGCCCGGCGCGAAGGCTATGATGTGGTGATGCTCGACACGGCGGGCCGCACCCACATAGACGAGCCGCTGATGGAGGAGATGGCGCAGATCAAGGCCGTCTCCAAGCCGCATGAGATATTGCTCGTCGTCGATGCGCTGACTGGTCAGGACGCGGTCAATCTCGCCAAGAATTTCGACGATCGCGTCGGCCTGACCGGCATTGTGCTGACGCGCGTCGATGGCGATGGCCGCGGCGGCGCGGCGCTCTCCATGCGCGCCGTCACCGGCAAGCCGATCAAGCTGATCGCCACCGGCGAGAAGATGGATGCGCTCGACGAATTCTCGCCGCAGCGCATCGCCAATCGCATTCTCGGCATGGGCGATATCGTCGCGCTGGTGGAGAAAGCCGCCGCCGCCGTCGATCAGGAGCAGGCCGCCCGCGCCGCCGAGCGCATGGCGAAAGGCAAGTTCGATCTGCAGGATTTGGCCGATCAACTCGCCATGATGGAGAAGGTCGGCGGCTTCGGCGGCATAATGGGCTTGCTGCCCGGCGTCGCCAAGATGAAGGAGCAGATCGCCTCCGCCAACATCGACGACAAAATGTTCAAGCGCCAGCGCGCGATCATTCTGTCGATGACGCCCAAGGAGCGGCGCAATCCGGACATTCTCAAAGCCTCGCGCAAGCGCCGCATAGCGGCGGGCTCCGGCGCGAAGGTGGAGGACATCAACAAGCTGCTGAAGCAGCACCGCCAGATGGCCGACATGATGAAGGCCATGGGCGGCGGCAAGGGCGGCGGCATGATGGCCAAGGCCGCGCAGATGATGGGCATGGGCGGCATGGGCGGGATGCAGGCGCCTTCGCCCGAGCAGCTCGCGCAATTGCAGAAGAAAATGGGCGGCGCCCTGCCGCCCGGCGCCGGCCCCAGCATTCCCGCTGCGCCGCCGGCTTCCGCATTCTCCACCAAGCCGACGCTTCCGGGCCTCGGC